A genomic window from Pseudomonas alcaligenes includes:
- the pgeF gene encoding peptidoglycan editing factor PgeF: MNPSSDWLLPDWPAPANVRACVTTRAGGVSQAPFDGLNLGDHVEDEPQAVTENRRLLVERLGCRPAWLKQVHSPDVVAADPAQVPTADASWTATPGTACAVLTADCLPALFCDRAGTRVAAAHAGWRGLAGGVLENTVAALGGKPDELLVWLGPAIGPQSFEVGAEVREAFVAQHAEAERAFVPSANAGKYLADLYSLARIRLAAIGVTAVHGGGLDTFSDPRFFSYRRAARTGRFASLVWLAD, encoded by the coding sequence ATGAATCCTTCGTCTGACTGGCTGCTGCCGGACTGGCCGGCGCCGGCCAACGTACGCGCCTGCGTCACCACCCGGGCCGGCGGCGTCAGCCAGGCACCCTTCGACGGCCTGAACCTCGGCGACCATGTCGAGGACGAGCCACAAGCCGTGACTGAGAACCGCCGCCTGCTGGTCGAGCGCCTCGGCTGCCGTCCGGCCTGGCTGAAGCAGGTGCACAGCCCGGATGTGGTCGCAGCTGATCCGGCACAAGTGCCGACCGCCGATGCCAGCTGGACGGCCACGCCGGGTACCGCCTGCGCCGTGCTGACCGCCGACTGCCTGCCGGCGCTGTTCTGCGACCGCGCCGGCACCCGGGTGGCGGCGGCGCATGCCGGCTGGCGCGGGCTGGCCGGTGGCGTGCTGGAAAATACGGTGGCCGCCCTCGGCGGCAAGCCGGACGAGCTGCTGGTCTGGCTGGGGCCGGCCATAGGCCCGCAGTCCTTCGAGGTCGGCGCGGAAGTGCGCGAGGCCTTCGTTGCACAGCACGCCGAGGCCGAGCGGGCCTTCGTGCCGAGCGCCAATGCCGGCAAGTACCTGGCTGATCTCTACAGCCTGGCGCGCATCCGCCTGGCGGCCATCGGCGTCACCGCCGTGCATGGTGGCGGGCTGGATACCTTCAGCGACCCGCGCTTCTTCTCCTACCGCCGCGCCGCCCGTACCGGGCGCTTTGCCTCGCTGGTCTGGCTGGCCGACTGA
- the rluD gene encoding 23S rRNA pseudouridine(1911/1915/1917) synthase RluD — protein sequence MSEDSDQLIQLTAEVPSDLGGQRLDQVAAQLFDEYSRSRLTAWIKEGRLTVDGALLRPKDVVHSGAVLDLQAEQEAQGEWVAQDIPLNIVYEDEHLLVIDKPAGLVVHPAAGHADGTLLNALLHHVPDIINVPRAGIVHRLDKDTTGLMVVAKTLQAQTRLVDQLQKRTVSRIYECICIGVITSGATIDAPIGRSSANRQRMAVIDGGKPAVTHYRVLERFRSHTHVRVKLETGRTHQIRVHMTHAGYPLVGDPLYAGRFRIPPAASPTLVQTLKEFPRQALHARFLELEHPVTGQRMKWTSPLPEDLVWLLSLLRQDNESFV from the coding sequence ATGTCCGAAGACTCCGATCAGCTCATTCAACTCACCGCCGAAGTGCCGTCCGACCTCGGTGGTCAGCGCCTCGACCAGGTCGCCGCCCAGCTGTTCGACGAGTATTCGCGCTCGCGCCTGACGGCCTGGATCAAGGAGGGCCGCCTTACCGTCGACGGCGCCCTGCTACGGCCGAAGGATGTCGTCCACAGCGGTGCCGTGCTCGACCTGCAGGCCGAGCAGGAGGCCCAGGGCGAATGGGTGGCGCAGGACATCCCGCTGAACATCGTCTACGAGGACGAGCACCTGCTGGTGATCGACAAGCCGGCCGGCCTGGTGGTCCATCCGGCCGCTGGGCATGCCGACGGCACCCTGCTCAACGCCCTGCTGCACCATGTGCCGGACATCATCAACGTGCCGCGCGCGGGCATCGTCCACCGCCTGGACAAGGACACCACCGGCCTGATGGTGGTGGCCAAGACCCTGCAGGCGCAGACCAGGCTGGTCGACCAGCTGCAGAAGCGCACGGTCAGCCGCATCTACGAATGCATCTGCATCGGCGTGATCACTTCCGGCGCCACCATCGACGCGCCGATCGGTCGCAGCTCGGCCAACCGCCAGCGCATGGCGGTGATCGACGGCGGCAAGCCGGCCGTGACCCACTATCGGGTGCTGGAGCGCTTCCGCTCGCACACCCACGTGCGGGTCAAGCTGGAGACCGGGCGCACCCACCAGATCCGCGTGCACATGACCCATGCCGGCTACCCGCTGGTGGGCGACCCGCTGTACGCCGGGCGCTTCCGCATTCCGCCGGCGGCCAGCCCGACCCTGGTGCAGACCCTCAAGGAATTCCCGCGCCAGGCCCTGCACGCGCGCTTCCTCGAACTGGAGCATCCGGTGACCGGGCAGCGCATGAAGTGGACCTCGCCGCTGCCCGAGGATCTGGTCTGGCTGCTGTCGCTGCTGCGCCAGGACAATGAATCCTTCGTCTGA
- a CDS encoding outer membrane protein assembly factor BamD translates to MQVKHLLLIATLALTAACSSNKPEVDENLSETELYQQAQDDLDSNSYNNAIAKLKALESRYPFGRYAEQAQLELIYAYYKNVEPEAAKASAERFIRLHPQHANVDYAYYLKGLASFDQDRGLVARFLPLDLTKRDPGAARDSFNEFAQLTSRFPNSRYAPDAKARMVYLRNLLAAYEIHAGRYYLTRQAYVAAANRGRYVVENFQETPAVGDGLALMVEAYQRLELDDLAATSLDTLKLNYPDHPTLVDGQFVPLEEEADNRSWLAKATLGLIESDAPLPPGETRASQDVIRQYEEAQEEIPDELQPENQEEAEEDLESEAEGNSADRSWFSYMTFGLFD, encoded by the coding sequence ATGCAAGTGAAACACCTGCTGCTGATCGCCACCCTCGCCCTCACCGCCGCCTGCTCGTCCAACAAGCCGGAAGTGGACGAAAACCTCAGCGAGACCGAGCTGTACCAGCAGGCCCAGGACGATCTCGACAGCAACAGCTACAACAACGCCATCGCCAAGCTCAAGGCCTTGGAATCGCGCTACCCCTTCGGCCGCTATGCCGAGCAGGCGCAGCTGGAGCTGATCTACGCCTACTACAAAAATGTCGAGCCGGAAGCCGCCAAGGCCTCCGCCGAGCGTTTCATCCGCCTGCACCCGCAACATGCCAACGTCGACTACGCCTACTACCTCAAGGGCCTGGCCTCCTTTGACCAGGACCGCGGCCTGGTGGCCCGCTTCCTGCCGCTGGACCTGACCAAGCGTGACCCGGGCGCCGCCCGCGACTCGTTCAACGAATTCGCCCAGCTCACCAGCCGCTTCCCCAACAGCCGCTACGCGCCGGACGCCAAGGCGCGCATGGTCTACCTGCGCAACCTGCTGGCCGCCTACGAGATCCACGCCGGCCGCTACTACCTGACCCGCCAGGCCTACGTCGCCGCCGCCAACCGTGGCCGCTACGTGGTGGAGAACTTCCAGGAGACCCCGGCCGTGGGCGATGGCCTGGCCCTGATGGTCGAGGCCTACCAGCGCCTGGAGCTGGACGACCTGGCCGCTACCAGCCTGGACACCCTCAAGCTCAACTACCCGGATCACCCGACCCTGGTCGATGGCCAGTTCGTGCCCCTCGAAGAGGAAGCCGACAACCGCTCCTGGCTGGCCAAGGCCACCCTCGGCCTGATCGAGTCCGATGCGCCGCTGCCGCCGGGCGAGACCCGCGCCAGCCAGGACGTCATCCGCCAGTACGAGGAAGCCCAGGAAGAGATCCCGGACGAACTGCAGCCGGAAAACCAGGAAGAAGCCGAGGAAGACCTGGAAAGCGAAGCCGAAGGCAATTCCGCTGACCGCTCCTGGTTCAGCTACATGACTTTCGGCCTGTTCGACTGA
- a CDS encoding PP0621 family protein codes for MFRLLFWIALIAAAFWLWRRFKRPAAPTTPPPAEPAPMVRCAQCGVHVPRDKALPRGEHWYCSQAHLEQSNHSSDR; via the coding sequence ATGTTCCGTCTGCTGTTCTGGATCGCCCTGATCGCCGCCGCCTTCTGGCTCTGGCGGCGTTTCAAACGCCCGGCCGCTCCGACGACCCCGCCGCCCGCAGAGCCGGCGCCCATGGTGCGCTGCGCCCAGTGCGGCGTGCATGTGCCGCGCGACAAGGCCCTACCCCGGGGCGAGCACTGGTACTGCAGCCAGGCCCATCTGGAACAGAGCAACCACAGCAGTGACCGCTGA
- a CDS encoding PAS domain-containing sensor histidine kinase translates to MTADALTLGELPGRRILRLYNLYRVTVGLALVLLISSQLDQELLQLAHVQLFRYGSWAYLIFNVLVAVFMQRPRHLAQVFGLALLDVLLLCALFYSAGGTPSGIGNLLVVAVAIANILLRGRIGLLIAAVAAIGMLSLTFYLSLTRSAATAQFVQAGALGALCFAAALFLQGLTRRLQQSESLAEQRAVDVASLEALNSLILQRMRTGILVLDKQHRVLLANQGALGMLGRGKLEGKVLAPYCPELVRRLQQWQHNPTLRPQSLQAIPEGPVLQPSFIPLQRGEEQHTLVFLDDISQITQQAQQLKLASLGRLTAGIAHEIRNPLGAISHAAQLLQESEALDDPDRRLAQIIQDHSRRMNMVIENVLQLSRRRQAEPQLLDLKYWLHRFASEFRNSARIDQTLHLETLGSGLQTRMDPHQLNQVLTNLVQNGLRYSAQKHQLGQVWLKLYRDSESDLPTLEVLDNGPGVPPDQVQHIFEPFYTTDNKGTGLGLYISRELCESNQARLDYKPREGGGSCFRITFAHPRKLS, encoded by the coding sequence GTGACCGCTGACGCCCTGACCCTCGGCGAGCTGCCCGGCCGCCGCATCCTGCGCCTGTACAACCTGTACCGGGTCACCGTCGGCCTGGCCCTGGTATTGCTGATCTCCAGCCAGCTGGATCAGGAACTGCTGCAGCTGGCCCACGTCCAGCTGTTCCGCTACGGCAGCTGGGCCTACCTGATCTTCAACGTGCTGGTCGCCGTGTTCATGCAGCGTCCACGGCACCTGGCCCAGGTGTTCGGCCTGGCACTGCTCGACGTGCTGCTGCTGTGCGCCCTGTTCTACTCGGCCGGCGGCACCCCCAGCGGCATCGGCAACCTGCTGGTGGTGGCGGTGGCCATCGCCAACATCCTGCTGCGCGGGCGCATCGGCCTGCTGATCGCCGCCGTCGCCGCCATCGGCATGCTCAGCCTGACCTTCTACCTGAGCCTGACCCGTTCGGCCGCCACCGCCCAATTCGTCCAGGCCGGCGCCCTCGGCGCCCTGTGCTTCGCCGCGGCGCTGTTCCTCCAGGGCCTGACCCGGCGCCTGCAGCAGAGCGAGAGCCTGGCCGAGCAGCGCGCGGTCGACGTGGCCAGCCTGGAGGCGCTCAACTCGCTGATCCTGCAGCGCATGCGCACCGGCATCCTGGTGCTGGACAAGCAGCACCGGGTGCTGCTGGCCAACCAGGGCGCCCTCGGCATGCTCGGCCGCGGCAAGCTCGAGGGCAAGGTGCTCGCCCCATACTGCCCGGAGCTGGTCAGGCGCCTGCAACAGTGGCAGCACAACCCCACCCTGCGCCCGCAGAGCCTGCAGGCCATACCGGAGGGGCCGGTGCTGCAGCCGAGCTTCATCCCCCTGCAGCGCGGCGAGGAGCAGCACACCCTGGTCTTCCTCGACGATATCTCGCAGATCACCCAGCAGGCCCAGCAGCTCAAGCTGGCCTCCCTCGGCCGGCTGACCGCCGGCATCGCCCACGAGATCCGCAACCCGCTGGGCGCGATCAGCCATGCCGCGCAGCTGCTGCAGGAGTCCGAGGCCCTGGACGATCCGGACCGGCGCCTGGCGCAGATCATCCAGGACCATTCGCGGCGGATGAACATGGTCATCGAGAACGTCCTGCAGCTGTCGCGCCGGCGCCAGGCCGAGCCGCAGCTGCTCGACCTGAAGTACTGGCTGCACCGCTTCGCCAGCGAATTCCGCAACTCGGCGCGGATCGACCAGACCCTGCACCTGGAGACGCTCGGCAGCGGCCTGCAGACGCGCATGGACCCGCATCAGCTGAACCAGGTGCTGACCAATCTGGTGCAGAACGGCCTGCGCTACAGCGCGCAGAAACACCAGCTCGGCCAGGTCTGGCTGAAGCTGTATCGCGATAGCGAGAGCGACCTGCCGACCCTGGAAGTGCTGGATAACGGCCCCGGCGTGCCACCCGACCAGGTACAGCACATCTTCGAACCCTTCTACACCACCGACAACAAGGGCACCGGTCTGGGCCTGTACATCTCCCGCGAGCTGTGCGAAAGCAATCAGGCACGCCTCGACTACAAACCGCGCGAAGGTGGCGGCAGCTGCTTCCGCATCACCTTCGCCCACCCACGCAAGCTGAGCTGA
- a CDS encoding sigma-54-dependent transcriptional regulator: MSTRQRALIVDDEPDIRELLEITLGRMKLDTRSARNVKEAREWLAREPFDLCLTDMRLPDGTGLELVQHIQQRHAQVPVAMITAYGSLDTAINALKAGAFDFLTKPVDLGRLRELVATALRLRSGENSEGPVDTRLLGESPPMKTLRQQIQKLARSQAPVYISGESGSGKELVARLIHEQGPRAEKPFVPVNCGAIPSELMESEFFGHKKGSFTGAIEDKQGLFQAADGGTLFLDEVADLPLTMQVKLLRAIQEKAVRAVGGQQEVVVDVRILCATHKDLAAEVAAGRFRQDLFYRLNVIELRVPPLRERREDIPLLADTMLRRLAEGSGLPAARLTGEALDKLKCYRFPGNVRELENMLERAYTLCEDDLIQAADLRLADAAPASDSGDASLAQIDNLEDYLEEIERKLIMQALEETRWNRTAAAQRLGLTFRSMRYRLKKLGID; encoded by the coding sequence ATGAGCACCCGGCAGAGAGCCCTGATCGTCGACGACGAACCCGACATCCGCGAACTCCTGGAGATCACTCTGGGGCGCATGAAGCTCGACACGCGCAGCGCGCGCAACGTCAAGGAGGCCCGCGAGTGGCTGGCGCGCGAGCCGTTCGACCTGTGCCTGACCGACATGCGTCTGCCGGACGGCACCGGCCTGGAGCTGGTTCAGCACATCCAGCAGCGCCATGCCCAGGTGCCGGTGGCCATGATCACCGCCTACGGCAGCCTGGACACCGCGATCAACGCCCTCAAGGCCGGCGCCTTCGACTTCCTCACCAAGCCGGTGGACCTCGGCCGCCTGCGCGAACTGGTGGCCACCGCCCTGCGCCTGCGCAGCGGCGAGAACAGCGAGGGCCCGGTGGACACCCGCCTGCTCGGCGAGTCGCCGCCAATGAAAACCCTGCGCCAGCAGATCCAGAAGCTGGCGCGCAGCCAGGCGCCGGTCTACATCAGCGGTGAGTCGGGCAGCGGCAAGGAGCTGGTGGCGCGCCTGATCCACGAGCAGGGCCCGCGCGCGGAGAAGCCCTTCGTGCCGGTCAACTGCGGCGCCATTCCCTCGGAACTGATGGAAAGCGAGTTCTTCGGCCACAAGAAGGGCAGTTTCACCGGTGCCATCGAGGACAAGCAGGGCCTGTTCCAGGCCGCCGATGGCGGCACCCTGTTCCTCGACGAAGTCGCCGATCTGCCGCTGACCATGCAGGTCAAGCTGCTGCGCGCCATCCAGGAAAAAGCCGTGCGCGCCGTCGGCGGCCAACAGGAGGTGGTGGTGGACGTGCGCATCCTCTGCGCCACGCACAAGGACCTGGCCGCCGAGGTGGCCGCCGGGCGCTTCCGCCAGGACCTGTTCTACCGCCTCAACGTCATCGAGCTGCGCGTACCGCCGCTGCGCGAGCGCCGCGAGGACATCCCGCTGCTGGCCGACACCATGCTCCGGCGCCTGGCCGAAGGCAGCGGCCTGCCGGCGGCCAGGCTCACCGGCGAGGCCCTGGACAAGCTCAAGTGCTACCGTTTCCCCGGCAACGTGCGCGAGCTGGAGAACATGCTCGAGCGTGCCTACACCCTGTGCGAGGACGACCTGATCCAGGCCGCCGACCTGCGCCTGGCGGACGCCGCCCCGGCCAGCGACAGCGGCGACGCCTCGCTGGCGCAGATCGACAATCTGGAAGACTACCTGGAAGAGATCGAGCGCAAGCTGATCATGCAGGCGCTGGAGGAAACCCGCTGGAATCGCACCGCCGCCGCCCAGCGCCTGGGGCTGACTTTCCGCTCCATGCGCTACCGCCTGAAGAAGCTGGGCATCGACTGA
- a CDS encoding NAD(P)/FAD-dependent oxidoreductase has protein sequence MGLLAARLLAQQGLKVELMDSGGLGAEASWAGGGIVSPLYPWRYAAPVGELARWSQGYYPQLGTDLSSSTGIDPEVQKTGLYWLDLEDEARALAWARTEERPLVCLPRSEVLERLPMLGADFARALYLSDLANVRNPRLLRALQRLLLQYDNVSLLPGFRVESLLVGRGRVSGVRTASGEEHAADAVVLTAGAWSGQLLATLGLDLPVEPVKGQMILYKCAEGFLPAMVLAKGRYAIPRKDGHILVGSTLEHVGFDKTPTAEALASLKASAEALLPALAEAEVVGHWAGLRPGSPDGVPFIGEVPQYPGLWLNCGHYRNGLVLAPASCELLKNLMLGETPIVDPIPYSPAGRLGAA, from the coding sequence ATGGGGCTCCTGGCTGCGCGTTTGCTTGCCCAACAGGGCCTCAAGGTGGAGTTGATGGACTCGGGTGGGTTGGGCGCCGAGGCCTCGTGGGCCGGGGGTGGGATCGTTTCACCACTTTACCCGTGGCGCTATGCCGCGCCAGTTGGTGAGCTGGCACGTTGGTCGCAGGGCTACTATCCGCAGCTGGGTACTGATCTCTCGTCGAGCACTGGCATAGATCCAGAGGTGCAAAAGACGGGGCTGTATTGGCTTGACCTGGAGGATGAGGCGCGGGCACTTGCCTGGGCGAGGACTGAAGAGCGCCCGCTGGTCTGCTTGCCAAGATCTGAAGTGCTTGAGCGCTTGCCAATGCTGGGTGCTGATTTCGCGCGAGCTCTTTATCTATCGGATTTGGCGAATGTCAGGAATCCGCGACTTTTGCGTGCCCTGCAGCGGCTTTTGCTGCAATACGACAATGTATCGCTTTTACCGGGGTTTCGTGTCGAGTCGTTGCTGGTTGGTCGCGGTCGGGTATCTGGGGTGCGTACGGCTTCGGGAGAGGAGCATGCTGCCGATGCTGTTGTTTTAACGGCAGGTGCCTGGAGCGGTCAGTTGCTGGCGACCCTGGGGCTGGATCTGCCAGTCGAGCCGGTCAAGGGGCAGATGATTCTCTACAAGTGCGCCGAGGGCTTCCTGCCGGCCATGGTGCTGGCCAAGGGACGTTATGCCATTCCGCGCAAGGACGGGCACATCCTGGTCGGCAGCACCCTGGAGCACGTGGGCTTCGACAAGACACCGACCGCTGAGGCGCTGGCCAGTCTCAAGGCGTCCGCCGAGGCGTTGCTGCCGGCGCTGGCCGAGGCCGAGGTGGTCGGGCATTGGGCCGGGCTGCGGCCGGGGTCGCCGGATGGCGTGCCCTTCATCGGCGAGGTGCCGCAGTATCCCGGGCTGTGGCTGAACTGCGGGCATTACCGCAATGGCCTGGTGCTGGCGCCGGCATCCTGCGAGTTGTTGAAGAACCTGATGCTGGGCGAGACGCCGATCGTCGATCCGATACCTTATTCACCGGCGGGGCGCTTGGGGGCGGCCTGA
- a CDS encoding GspH/FimT family pseudopilin: MLRKNQIAFSLLETILTISLLSLAIALATPNLVSLINKNRQDSLRETLLTSLHQGRAVAILNRQKVEICASTDGLSCVTDWRKGWMTRRSGDTPTLLHRFQTKPDTHLEWTGFGKTILFHPNGTTPASNGRFYQCAEGKIAWQLILNRQGRVRQATRAENLQASSRCTK, encoded by the coding sequence ATGCTCCGGAAAAACCAGATAGCCTTCAGTCTGCTAGAAACCATCCTCACCATCAGCCTGCTGTCTCTGGCAATCGCCCTTGCAACCCCCAACCTCGTCAGCCTGATCAATAAGAACAGGCAGGACTCTTTGCGAGAAACCCTACTGACATCACTTCATCAGGGACGCGCAGTTGCGATACTAAATCGCCAAAAGGTAGAAATTTGCGCCAGCACTGACGGACTGAGCTGTGTAACTGACTGGAGAAAAGGCTGGATGACTCGCCGCAGCGGAGACACTCCGACTCTGCTGCACAGATTCCAAACCAAGCCAGACACGCATCTTGAATGGACGGGCTTTGGCAAAACCATCCTGTTTCACCCAAACGGTACCACTCCAGCCAGCAACGGCCGCTTCTATCAATGCGCCGAGGGAAAAATCGCCTGGCAGCTCATCCTCAATCGACAGGGCCGCGTACGCCAGGCCACCCGCGCCGAAAACCTGCAAGCCAGCTCCAGATGCACCAAGTAA
- a CDS encoding GspH/FimT family pseudopilin, with amino-acid sequence MPCRPSTKGFSLIELMITISLLGIALAIATPNLTRMVRNQQVEAQAQTINSLMQFARAEAVIRRTPVTISNAGNVWTVSTSTEVLRRETFDTGQADIATSPSPLSLTYSSNGASSSVGETRIIVCRDDMANFAYLVTIEPSGSSRIHNRGHDSDTTLLGDCVP; translated from the coding sequence ATGCCGTGTCGCCCGAGCACAAAAGGATTCAGCCTGATAGAGCTGATGATCACCATCAGCCTGCTAGGCATTGCCCTTGCCATTGCCACGCCCAATCTGACTCGCATGGTGCGCAATCAACAAGTCGAGGCACAAGCGCAGACCATCAATAGCCTGATGCAGTTTGCCCGTGCCGAAGCAGTCATACGCAGAACACCTGTGACCATAAGCAATGCAGGGAATGTCTGGACAGTTTCAACCAGCACAGAAGTTCTCAGGCGAGAAACCTTTGATACCGGCCAAGCCGACATTGCAACCTCGCCAAGCCCCCTGAGCCTGACCTACAGCTCTAACGGTGCCTCCTCCTCGGTAGGAGAGACTCGGATCATCGTTTGCAGGGATGACATGGCCAACTTTGCTTATTTGGTAACCATCGAACCCAGCGGCAGTAGCCGCATACATAACCGCGGTCATGATAGCGATACCACTCTTCTGGGAGATTGCGTGCCATGA
- the pilV gene encoding type IV pilus modification protein PilV, whose protein sequence is MKHTHQRHRGFSLIEVMVTLILLTIGILGLVAMQGRGIQYTADSVQRNNAAMLASNLLEQIRANPSALNDYLLTTLPSAGTCDTASPIQANDTAKQLTCWANKVRLMLPDAEALADQFYVCRSPSPGVCAAGQAVEIQIAWRAPGDGCLDASAAANPDPGVCRFRLRGEL, encoded by the coding sequence ATGAAGCACACTCACCAACGCCACCGGGGCTTCAGCCTCATAGAGGTCATGGTTACCTTGATATTGCTGACGATTGGCATTCTTGGGCTCGTAGCCATGCAGGGTCGCGGCATTCAGTACACGGCAGACTCGGTTCAGCGCAATAACGCTGCGATGCTGGCCAGCAATTTACTCGAGCAGATTCGCGCCAACCCCTCCGCGCTCAACGACTACCTGCTGACAACGCTGCCCAGCGCCGGAACCTGTGACACTGCATCCCCAATACAAGCCAACGACACAGCCAAGCAACTAACCTGCTGGGCCAATAAGGTACGCCTGATGCTGCCTGATGCCGAAGCGCTGGCGGATCAATTCTATGTGTGCCGCTCTCCCAGCCCCGGCGTATGTGCTGCTGGCCAGGCCGTAGAAATTCAGATTGCCTGGCGTGCGCCCGGCGATGGCTGCCTAGACGCCTCTGCCGCCGCCAACCCAGACCCCGGTGTATGCCGATTCCGCCTGAGGGGAGAACTGTAA
- a CDS encoding PilW family protein, whose translation MTHKQAGLSLIEVMISLLISTFLILGVTQVYLDNKENNLYQQSQGGNLENARFSILILEQALSKTGFRRAPDVEMEYAFPATSTADCGIMSAGQVAKKVSDTSFCIRYQPAFTGSKTCTGDDIANIPARPYVATDAVVEFYTLVDTDPADADNSLQLACKGNNGTLSVIAANISAVRFEYGVNNNDEKIVSKYTTAPAANETIRALQFSILAASPTEITKGVTSTTYTHWFGTTQTDKKLYTMLSTSTSMRNLMP comes from the coding sequence ATGACACACAAGCAGGCTGGCCTATCGCTAATTGAGGTCATGATTTCACTCCTCATCAGCACTTTCCTAATCCTAGGTGTCACCCAGGTTTACCTCGATAACAAAGAGAACAACCTGTACCAGCAGAGTCAGGGAGGAAATCTTGAGAACGCCCGATTTTCTATTCTGATTCTGGAGCAAGCCCTGTCCAAGACAGGTTTTAGACGCGCGCCCGACGTTGAAATGGAATACGCCTTCCCAGCAACGTCAACCGCCGACTGCGGAATCATGAGCGCAGGCCAGGTCGCCAAGAAAGTTAGCGACACTTCTTTTTGCATCCGCTATCAACCTGCCTTCACTGGCTCCAAAACCTGCACGGGTGACGACATTGCCAATATTCCCGCACGACCCTATGTGGCTACCGATGCAGTAGTTGAGTTCTACACCTTGGTCGACACCGACCCCGCCGATGCCGACAACTCGCTTCAGCTTGCCTGCAAAGGCAACAACGGCACCCTCAGTGTCATTGCCGCCAATATATCTGCGGTACGCTTTGAATATGGCGTCAACAACAACGACGAGAAGATTGTTTCCAAATACACCACCGCACCGGCCGCCAATGAAACAATACGCGCCCTGCAGTTCTCGATACTGGCCGCCAGCCCCACCGAAATTACAAAAGGCGTCACCAGCACAACTTACACGCACTGGTTCGGAACCACACAAACTGACAAAAAGCTATACACCATGCTTTCTACTAGCACCAGCATGAGGAATCTAATGCCATGA
- a CDS encoding PilX N-terminal domain-containing pilus assembly protein → MKHTPHAARPVLIRTQKGVSLVIALVFLLIITVLAIANLREVSLESRITGNLIESKQLMNVADAATRDGERRTVARGPQEPTDDCANIPLRKLCLLNRTPDYRLDMASAQVYSPNDGTVMTGAARWYAIPAPAGSDTGENENPEYGNSAMGIGVFRYEINGMASNNGSQAAIRTTVALNSKGLIESN, encoded by the coding sequence ATGAAACATACTCCACATGCCGCGCGACCAGTTCTCATCAGAACCCAAAAAGGTGTCAGCTTGGTCATTGCCCTAGTATTTCTTCTTATCATTACCGTACTGGCAATTGCCAACTTACGCGAAGTTTCACTGGAGTCGCGCATCACGGGAAACTTGATAGAGAGCAAGCAGCTTATGAATGTGGCCGACGCCGCCACCCGTGACGGCGAGCGGCGAACAGTTGCACGCGGCCCACAGGAGCCGACTGACGATTGCGCGAATATCCCGTTACGCAAACTATGTCTTCTGAATCGCACGCCAGACTATCGCCTAGATATGGCCAGCGCTCAGGTTTACTCGCCCAATGATGGCACGGTCATGACCGGCGCTGCACGCTGGTACGCAATCCCAGCACCTGCTGGCAGTGACACCGGCGAAAATGAAAACCCGGAGTATGGCAATAGCGCCATGGGTATAGGCGTATTTCGCTATGAGATCAATGGCATGGCCAGCAATAACGGCAGCCAGGCCGCCATCAGGACAACAGTCGCGCTCAACTCGAAAGGGCTGATTGAAAGCAACTAA